The following nucleotide sequence is from Mycobacterium sp. Z3061.
GGCCGCGCTGGCGCCGACGGTGAATCTGCTGGCGGCCGGCGCCGACGAGGTGTCAGAGGCGATCGCGGCGCTGTTCGGCACCCACGCTCAGGATTACCAGCTTCTCAGCGCGCAGGCTGCACAGTTCCACGAGCGCTTCGTCCAGAGTCTGAAGTCAGCCGGCGGCGCGTATGCCATCGCGGAGGCGGCAAACGCGAACCCGCTGCAGGTCGTCGAGGAGCAGGTGCTCGGCGCGATCAATGCGCCCACGCAGCTGCTTTTCGGACGTCCGCTGATCGGCGACGGCGCGAACGGTGCGCCCGGGACGGGACAGGCGGGAGCGCCCGGTGGTTTTCTGTATGGCAATGGCGGAGCGGGCGGGTCCGGGGCGTTCGGGCAGAACGGTGGTGCCGGTGGCGCCGCGGGATTGATCGGCAACGGCGGTGTCGGCGGATCCGGCGGCGCCGCCACCACACCGGGCGGATTGGCCGGCAGCGGCGGTAGCGGCGGGAACGGTGGATTGCTCTGGGGCAACGGCGGTGTCGGCGGTTCCGGTGGGCAGGCCGGAGCGCTCGGGGTCGCCGGCAATGGCGGGGGCGGCGGCCATTCCTTCATCTTCGGTGATCCGGGCGCCGGTGGGGCCGGTGGGAACGCGCCCGGCGGTATAGCCGGGGCCGGCGGTGGCGGCGGTACAGACGGGCTGTTCGGCAACGGCGCCGTGGGCGGCGCCGGCGGTGACGGACGCTTCGGTGGTGCCGGTGGACTGGGCGGAGAGGGCGGATTCATCGGAAACGGGGGCGCCGGCGGGACCGGCGGCGCCGGTCAGGGCGGTCTGGGTGGAGCGGGCGGAGCCGGCGGAACCGCGGGAGTGTTCGGGGATGGTGGCGTAGGAGGTGCCGGTCAGGGCGGCGGCGCCGGTGGGCTCGGTGGAAACGCGCGGGTATTGGGCATGGGCGGCGCCGGAGGGGTCGGTGGAGACGGGACCGCTTCGGCGGCGATCCACGGGGGCACAGGCGGCAACGGTGGCCTCGGCGGCCTGCTGTACGGCAACGGCGGCACCGGTGGCCTCGGCGGCAACGGAGCCGTCGGCACCACCGGACCCGCGGGCGTGTCCGGCACGGTCGGCGGAAACGGTGGCGCCGGTGGCGCCGGCGGCCGCGGTGGTGCGTTCATCGGCACCGGCGGGTCAGGCGGCCTCGGTGGTCACGGCGGCGACGGCGGAGCGGGCGGTACCGGGGCCAGCGCGGTCACCGCCGGCGCAAATGGCCAGTCGGGCGGTGACGGTGGGTCCGGAGGCGGTGGCGGCATCGGTGGTGCGGGCGGTGCCGGCGGCTGGGTGAACAGCCTGCTGACCCCCACTGGCGGTGACGGACTGGGCGGCGCCGGAGGAGCCGGCGGCAACGGTGGAGCACCCGGCAACGGCGGCAACGGCGCCAACGGCGTCAACGGGGGTGCCGGTGGTAACGGCGGCAACGGCGGTAATACCGGCGTCGGCGGCGTGGGCGGTGCCGGCGGCGCGGGCGGAAAAGCCGGTGCCGGAGCGGCCGGCGCCGCGGGTACCAGTCCGACCAGCGGCGGCGACGGCGGCCGCGGCGGCAACGGTTCCGACGCGATCGGCACCAGTCAGGCCGGCGGCAATGGCGGCGCCGGCGGAAACGGCGGGCTGTACGGCAACGGCGGTGCCGGCGGAGACGGCGGCAAAGGCATGTCCGGCAGCCCTGCCTTCTCCGGCACGAATCCCGGCAACGGCGGCGACGGGGGAGCGGGCGGCGCCGGCGGTGCCGGGGGCAATGGTGGAGCAAAGGCCGGCAACGGCGGCGCCGGCGGTGCCGGCGGCCTGGGCGGCCGGGGAGCCGACGGCGGCAACGGCCTCAACGGGTTCGACGGCTTCACCGCCGGCGCGAACGGCGGCAACGGCGCCAGCGGTGGAAACGGCGGTCACGGCGGAGCGGGTGGCGCCGGCGGCGTCGGCGGCAGCGCGCCGGCAGGCACGGCTGGGGCGCACGGCGTCGGCGGTGTGGGCGGAGACGGCGGCAATGGCGGGACTCCCGGCAGCGGCGGCAACGGCCGCGACGGCACGATCGGTGTCAACGGCGGAGTCGGCGGCAAGGGTGGCAACGGCGGCAACCCCGGCGTCGGCGGCGGCGCCGGGGCCGGCGGGAGCAGCGGCGGCAGCAGCGTCGCCGCCAGCGGTAAGGCCGGCACCGCACCCGGCAGCGGCGGCAACGGCGGCAACGGCGGCAGGGGGCCGACGCGCCGGCCGCCGGCCTCAACGGCGCTGCCGGCGGCGCGGGCGGCGACGGAGGAACCGTCGGTAACGGCGGTAACGGCGGTACTGGGGGAACCGGTGGCGTGGGCACCCAGGGTGGTGCGGTGGCCGGCGCCGGCCAGAACGGCGGCAACGGAGGTACCGGCGGCAGCGGCGGAGCCGGGGGCGCGGGAGGCAAGGGCGGCAGCGTCGCCGGTAAGGGCGGCAACGGAGGAACCGGCGGAATCGGCGGGGGCGGCGGAAACGCCACCAGCGGCACCAACGGAGTCTCGAACGCGGCGAACTCGAATGGCGCGGCCGGTGGTGACGGCGGTGACGGTGGGGTCGGCGGGCAGGGTGGCCAAGGCGGAAAGGGCGGAGTCGCGGGAACCGGCGCCGGCGGCGGCGGCACCGCGGGCAACGGCGGCGCGGGCGGCAAAGGTGGCAACGGCGGCAACGCCGGAAACGGCGGGGACGGAGCAAAAGGCACTTTCAGCGGCGGTGACGGCACCGGCGGAGCGGGCGGCAACGGCGGTGACCGGGGGCCGGGGGCGAGGGTGGCGCCGGCGGCGCCGGTGGCGGTGCGGGCGCGGGCTCGGGCGCCAAGGGCGGTGCCGGCAATTCCGGAACCAGCGGCGGCAACGGCGGTAAGGGCGGTGCCGGCGCCGACGCCGTCACCACCACCGGAACCGGCGGCACCGGGGGCACCGGCGGCAACGCCGGAATCATCGGCAACGGCGGCGACGGCGGCACCGGCGGGGCCGGCGGTACCGGCACCACGGCCGGGACCGCCGCGCAGGGCGGTACCGGCGGATCGGGGGCAAGGGCGGAGCCGGCGGCAATGCCGGGACGTACGGCGGTGACGGCGGAAACGGCGGCGTCGGCGGCGTCGGCGGCAAGGGGGGCACCGGCGGAAAGGGAACTACCGGCGGCAACGGCGGCAGCCAGGGGCCCGGTGGCGGTGACGGTGGCAATGCCCAGACCGGCGGCACCGGCGGTCAAGGCGGGCAGGGCGGGAGCGGTGGTGAAGGCGGCACCGGCGGAAAGGGCAGCGCCCTCGGCGGCGGAAAGGACGGCGCCACAGGCAAGGGCGGGGCAGGTGGCCAGGGCGGCACCGGTGGCACCGGCGGCACCGGCGGCACCGGCGGCAACGGCGGCGACTCAACCTCCGGCAGGCCACAGGCGGGTCAGGGCGGCCGCGGCGGCGACGGCGGCGTAGGCGGTGCCGCCGGAGCCGGCGGCCTCGGTGGCGGCACGGGCGTCAATCAGGGCGCTACCGGCGGCGTCGGCGTTCAGGGCAACGGCGGCCAGGGCGGCAACGGCGGCAGCGGCGGCAGCGGCAACGTCGGCGGGGTCGTCCACCCCGCTGGCGGGCAGGGTGGCACCGGCGGTAACGGCGGCACCGGTGCCAACGGGGGCAACGCCGGCAACGGCGGTCGCGGCGGTGACGGCGGCGTCGGCAACAACGCCGACGGCGCCCGTGGCGGCACCGGCGGAGTGGGCGGTACCGGCCTGCAGGGCTTCGGTGGCCGCGTGCGGCGACGGCGGCCAAGGCGGCCTGGGCGGAAACGGCGGCAGCGCCACCGGCACTGGCGGTGTCGGCGGCAAGGCCGGCAACGGCGGCATCGGCGGCAACGGCGGCAACGCCGGCGCCGACATCGGTACCGGCAGCGGCATCGCCCCATCCGGCGGCAACGGCGGCAACGGCATCGCACCGCCCTTCGGCAGCGGCTCCGGGGGTAGAGGCGGCGGGGGAGGCGCCGGCGGCTTCGGCGGCGACGGAGAGATCCCCGGGTTTGCGGTTCCCGGCGGCCTACCGAACGGAACCACGGGCGGTCAAGGCGGTGCCGGCGCTCAGGGCGGCGGCTGATTCAGTCGTACCCGCGCCGCATGTCCTCGACGATCCGCGGATTGTCCAACGTCGACGGCTCGATCGGCCGCGGCCGGACGTCCTCGGAGAACACCGTCGCGGCGTCCAGCACCCGCTGGTCGAGGTAGCGCAGCGACGGAACATCGCGTGGCAGCGCCGCGATCGGCGCGGCGCCACCGCGTTGTGCCAGCACGAATCCCCAGTCCCCGAATGTGGGCACGTACACGTGATACGGCGTGACGGCATAGCCGCCCGAATGGATGGTCGAGACGGTGCGCCAGAAGGCCGTCCGAGTCGAGAACGGGCTGCCCGCCTGCACCACCATCAGCCCGCCCGGGTTCAGCACCCCCGCGACCAGCGCGTAGAACTCGGTCGAATAGAGCCGACCCAGTGCGGGCGTGTCGGGATCGGGCAGGTCGACGATCACCGCATCGAAGCGATCCGACCGGGCGCCCCGCAGCCAGCTCAGCGCGTCGTCGATCACCACGCGCACCCGCGGATTGTCCAGCGACCCGCCGTTGGCTTCACGCATGGTGGTGCGCGCCAGTTCGATGACCGCCGGGTCCAGCTCCACCTGCACGATCCGCTGCAGGCCCGGCTGGCGCAGCAGTTCGCGCGCCGCCAGCCCGTCACCGCCGCCGAGCACCAGCACCGAACGGGCGCCGCCTCCGAGTGCGGGGTAGACCAGGCTCTCGGTGTAGCGGTATTCGTCCCGGGTGGAGAACTGCAGATCCCCGTCCAGGTACAGGCGCATGTCGTTGTCGCGGCGGGTGACCACGATGTCCTGATAGGCGGAGTGCCGGTGGGCGATGATCGGGTCCGCGTAGAGCTGCTGCCGGGTGGAGATTTCGATGTCCTGGGCGCGCACCAGCAAAGTGATGAGCAGGGCCAGCGCCGCAGCCAGCGCGGCCAGCGCCGCCGCCAGCTGCCGCCCCGATACGACCCGGCGCAGCAGAAACACCGCGACGATTGCCGCGGCCAGCAGGTTGATGATGCCGGTGGCCGCCGCGCCGCGGATCATTCCCAGCTGCGGGAGCAGCAGGAAGGGCCAGGCCAGCCCACCCACCAGCGCCCCCAGGTAGTCGGCCGCGTTCAAGTTGGCCAGCGTGCGCCCGGTGTCGGTGGCCAGATCGGACGGGCCCGGAGCGCGTCCGCGCTGAAGCAGCGTCATCAGCAGCGGCACCTCGGCCCCCACCAGACACCCGATGACCGCCGTGCTCACCGCCAGCACCAGCGTCGAACCGTCGACAAAGGCGAACGCGATGTACAGCGCTGCGGCCGACAATCCGCCGACGATGCCGAGCAGCACCTCCACCGCGATGAAGGTGATGGCGGCGCGCGCCAGCAGCGGCTTGATCAGCAGCGCACCCAGACCGAGCGCGGCGATGTACCCCGCGACGATCAGCGACGTCGCCACGATGCCGCCGCCGTTCAGGCTGGTCGACAACGTCAGCATCGCCAGTTCGTAGACAATCCCGCAGGCGGCACACGCGGCGACCGCGGCCAGCAGGATGGCTCGCCACCGCCCCAGCGACGGCGAAACGGGTTCGGCCGCAGCGGTTGTCGTCATAGCAACGCGGCCGCGTTGACCCCTCCCACCGCCAGCAGCATCGCCGCTGTGGCGAACGCCGCCGGATGCAGTGTGGGTTCCTCGACATGCTCGTGAAAGTTGCCCGGCACCGCGATTCGCAGTATGACCAGCGCCAGTCCCTGCAGGATGACGCCGATTCCGCCGTAGATCGCCACACCGAGCAGGCCCTCGCCCAGCTGGTTGGAGCTGGTATTGATCGCCGCGATGATGACGGTGCCCAGCGCCGCGTACATCGCGGTGGCCAGGATGGCGGCGTTGGGCCGGCGCTCGATGAACACCAGCTGACGCAGATTTCCGGGGGTCAGGACGTCGACCATCAGGAACCCGGCGACCAGCACGGCGATACCGACCGCAAAGTAGAGGACCGTGGCGACGGCCCCGCGCAGGATCGGATCGAGGCTGACGCTGCCGAACTCCACCGCGCTGTAGTACATGACAGTCCTCCTTTGCGAGTGCCTACTTGACGCCGCCCGGGCCGCCGGGTCTGCCGCCCGAGCCGCCGGATGGGGATCCGGGCGTGAACCCGGGACCGAGGAAGACATAGGAGCCGTGGCTGTACCCGGCGCCCAGGTCTTCGACGCGGATGCTGCAGGGCCGGGTGCCGTCCGGGCCGACGATCACGACGTAGTCGCTGTACCGCAGATATTCATTGCCGCCGTCGGACGCCCGGGCGGAGGGCGATTTGTAGTGAGCCAGTGTGTCGGCCACCTGCTTGGGTGACCCGGAGCAGGAGTAGCGGTTGGCGTTCGCGTCGTGGGCATACTCCTGGTAGTGGCCGGCGATGTAGGAGCCGACGTCCCGGCTCACCAGCACGATGCCGAAGACCAGCGACACGGTGGCGGCCAGTGCCAGCCCGCTGGCGACCAGCAGCAGCCGGTTGCGGGTCACGGCTGCCACCGGCTGGCTGTGTAGACGACGGTCCCGCCGGCGCCGGTGGGGTAGAGGTGCCAGGTCTGCCACTGCCAGCCGTCGCCGTCGGGCTTGGCCGCCAGGGCCGTCAGCGCGGCGTCGTCGCCCGGGAACACACCGCCCAGCCAGCCCGGGTCGCGGGCGCACCGCTCGCGCAAGTCGCCGGCCAGGGCGCGGAAGGTGGCTTCGTCGTGCGTCACGCTGTGCGATTCGAGGTGATAGCCCGGAGCATCCGAGTGCGCGGGCAGACCGTCCCCTGCGGCGCACGAGACCTGTTCGGAGAACCGGCCGGTGCCGTGTTCCACGGTGACGACGTGCGACGCGCCCAGGACGCCCAGCAGTAGCGCGCCGCCGCGCGGATGTGCCACTCGGTAGCTGGCCAGCGTGGGCGGTGCCGCCGCGTTGAGCGCCAATGCCAACCTGGCCCCGGACACATCGGCCGGAGCCACCGCCAGATGGTGAAGCGGCACCTCGGTCAGCCCGCGGGTGCGGGGTAGACGGTGATCTCGCCGGTGAGCACGGTCTTGCCGGTGGATATCTCCCAGGGTGTTTCCGGTGCCCACCGCTCGAACGAGAGCAGCGTGGCCTTGTCGGCGCTCGCGTAATCGACGTAGTCCATCTCGCCGCCGGGCGGCAGGCCGGTGGTGCCCTCGGTGGTGTAACCGGCGTGACCGCGCTCCACTTCGTGTAAGTCGGTGCCGTCGACCGTGTGGCGGCCGCCGGGCTGCAGGTCCAGATCCGTGCGTTTGAACCACATGGCCAACTCGAGTCGGCCGTCGTCCTCCTCGACGCTGAACCAGACCGGCTCGTCACCGCCTTCGAGCAGGTGCTCCCACCACACGAACGGGCCTTCGCGGTAGGTGACCGAGCCGCGCACGACGTAGTCGGTGCCGCCGTGGCTGACGATCGCGCCAGGGCCGAGTTGGCGGGGACCGTATTCGGCGGGCATCGCGGTGAACGCGAGCGGGTCCTGCCTGGGTTTGGGGGCCTTGGGCGTTCTGGGCGCCTTCTTGAGCGCATAGACAAGCACGAGCAGAGACGCGATGAACAGCGCCACCGCGATCACGATGAGTTGTGCTCCCACGCGGACCCTTCCGTAGTGCGCATAACGTAACTCACCGCCGCAGCGCGTGTCTTTCATCGGAGATGTCCCACTTGGCGGCTAGGCTATCGAACAGCTGTTCGGAAACTCGGCCGATGACTCGGCCTCGGGAAAAGCGTGGGGAGCTGCGGTGCGTGTGATGGGCGTCGACCCCGGCTTGACGCGGTGCGGCCTGTCGCTGGTGGAAAGCGGGCGCGGGCGGCAGATCACCGCACTGGACGTGGACGTGGTTCGCACCCCGTCGGGCGAGCCGCTGCACCGGCGGCTGCTGGCGATCAGCGACGCCGTCGACCACTGGCTGGACACCCACCACCCGGACGTGCTGGCCATCGAGCGGGTGTTCTCCCAGCTCAACGTCAGCACGGTGATGGGTACGGCGCAGGCCGGCGGGGTGATCGCGCTGGCGGCCGCCAAGCGGGACATCGACGTGCACTTCCACACGCCCAGCGAGGTCAAGGCGGCGGTCACCGGCAACGGGAACGCGGACAAGGCGCAGGTCACCGCGATGGTCACCAGAATCTTGGCGCTGCAGGCCAAGCCCACCCCGGCCGACGCCGCCGACGCGTTGGCTCTGGCCATCTGCCACTGCTGGCGGGCGCCGATGCTGGCCCGGATGGCCGCCGCCGAGGCTCAAGCGGCGCAGCAGCGCAGCAAATACCTGGCCAAGGTGAAGGCCGTCCGATGATTGCCTCGGTGCGCGGTGAGGTGCTGGAGGTGGCGCTGGATCACGCCGTGATCGAGGCGGCCGGGGTCGGCTACCGGGTCAACGCGACGCCGTCGACACTGGCCACGCTGCGGACGGGCAGCGAGGCGCGGCTGATCACCGCGATGATCGTGCGCGAGGACTCCATGACGTTGTACGGGTTCTGCGATGCCGAGACGCGCGACCTCTTTCAGACGCTGTTGTCGGTCTCGGGTGTCGGACCGCGGTTGGCGATGGCGACGCTGGCCGTGCACGACGCGACGGCGCTGCGCCAGGCGCTGGCCGACGGCGACGTCACCGCTCTCACCCGGGTGCCCGGCATCGGCAAACGCAGCGCCGAACGGATGGTGCTGGAACTGCGCGACAAGGTGGGCCTGGTCGCCGGGTCCGGTGCAACACCGGCGGTGAACGGTCACGCCGTGCGCGGGCCGGTGGTGGAGGCGCTGGTCGGGCTGGGTTTTGCGGTCAAGCAGGCCGAGGAGGCCACCGACAAGGTGCTGGCGGCCGACCGTGAGGCGTCTACGTCGTCGGCACTGCGGGCCGCCTTGTCGCTGCTGGGTAAGGCCAAATGAGCGATCCCGAGGACTTCGACGAGCGCGACGTCTCGCCGGCGCTGGCCGTCGGTGAGGGGGACATCGACGGCAGCCTGCGGCCCCGCTCGCTTGGGGAGTTCATCGGCCAGCCACGGGTCCGCGAGCAGTTGCAGCTGGTCATCGAGGGGGCCAAGAACCGCGGCGGCACCCCCGACCACATCCTGCTGTCCGGGCCGCCCGGCCTGGGCAAGACGTCGTTGGCGATGATCATCGCCGCCGAACTGGGATCCTCGCTGCGGGTGACCTCGGGGCCGGCTCTGGAACGCGCCGGCGACCTGGCCGCGATGCTGTCCAACCTGGTTGAGCACGACGTGCTGTTCATCGACGAGATCCACCGGATAGCCCGGCCCGCCGAAGAGATGCTGTACCTGGCGATGGAGGACTTCCGGGTCGACGTGGTGGTCGGCAAGGGCCCGGGTGCGACGTCGATTCCGCTGGAGGTCGCACCGTTCACGCTGGTCGGTGCGACCACCCGGTCCGGTGCGCTGACGGGCCCGCTGCGCGACCGGTTCGGGTTCACCGCGCACATGGACTTCTACGAGCCCGCGGAGCTGGAACGGGTGCTGGCCCGCTCGGCCGGCATCCTGGGTATCGAGTTGGGCGCCGACGCGGGGGCGGAGATCGCGCTCCGCTCGCGCGGCACGCCGCGGATCGCCAACCGGTTGCTGCGTCGCGTGCGTGACTTCGCCGAGGTGCGCGCCGACGGCATCATCACCCGTGACATCGCCAAATCCGCGCTGGAGGTCTACGACGTCGACGAGCTGGGGTTGGACCGGCTGGACCGCGCGGTGCTGTCGGCGCTGACCCGCAGTTTCGGCGGCGGTCCGGTGGGGGTCTCGACGCTGGCGGTGGCGGTGGGCGAAGAGGCTGCGACCGTCGAGGAGGTGTGCGAGCCTTTCCTGGTGCGCGCCGGAATGGTCGCGCGCACGCCGCGAGGCCGGGTGGCCACGGCGCTGGCCTGGACTCATCTGGGCATGACGCCGCCCGCCGGGGTCTCGCAGCCCGGGTTGTTCGACTAGGAGGACTCAGATGGTCACCGCCGCTTTGATCTTCGCCGCGCTGGCCGCGGTCCTGCACGTCTACATCTTCACGATGGAGTCGTTGACGTGGACCTCCAAACGCACTCGCGCGACGTTCGGCACCACAGTCGAGGAGGCCGAGACCACCAAGCTGCTGGCGTTCAACCAGGGGTTCTACAACCTGTTTCTTGCCATCGTGTCGGGAGTAGGCATTGCCGCGATGTTCACCGGGCACCGTGACGTCGGGGCGGCCCTGGTGTTCGCCGGCGTCGGGTCGATGGCGGCGGCCGCGGTGGTGCTGCTGATTTCGGCGCGGGATAAGGCACGCGCAGCCGTGACACAGGGGCTGTTCCCGGTCATCGCGATCGTGCTGCTGCTGGTTGGTTTACTGACGTAACACCAGTAACACCAGTCACGGCGCAGCTCGGCATGACCTCGTTTGAAAAGCGATATCACCGGCGATATCACCGGCGTCTGCGCGTTCGAATGAAAAGACAGCTGCTTTAACGCCTCGGGGTCCGGGTACCCACCCCGGTACCTACCGAGGGAGATGTCATGAAAACCATCGAGGACCGCCCCACCCGGGGACGAATCCCACGCTCGCGTGGCGCCGTGATCGGACTGCTGCTGGTGATCCTGGGCGCTTGGGGAGCACTGATCCCCTTCATCGGCCCGAACTTCGACTTTTCCTACACACCCGGCCAGGCCTGGACCTCCGCGCGTGGCTGGCTGGAGGTGCTGCCCGGCGTAGCCACCGCTGTCGGCGGCCTGCTGGTTATCGTCTCGCGTAACCGCGGCAGTGCCTTGCTCGGCGGCTGGCTGGCGGCGCTGGGTGGGGCCTGGTTCGTTGTCGGCCGCACTTTGGCGCCGTTGTCAGGCATCGGCTCGGTCGGCGATCCGGTCGGCGCCACCGACCGCAAGCGGGTCGCGGTGGAACTCGCCTACTTCTCCGGCTTGGGCGTCCTGATCGCCTTCCTGGCCGGGGCCGCTCTGGCCCGGATGGCGTTCCGGTTGGCGCGCGACGTGCGCCCCGTCGAGCCCGTTGCGCATCCGGTGGAACCGGCTACTGCGGAGCCGCAGTACAGCGGGTTGGTTGAGCCCGAACGCGAGGTGTCGACCGACGCTCTGACCACGCCGCGGGACCGGTTCGGGCCGGCCGACGGTGAAGCCGAGACTCGGCGTGGCGGGCTGTTCCGTCGCCACCGCACGCCGGTCAGCCATCCGTAACTGCTGGCGACCTGATTGACCGACCGCCGCTTCTGCGGCGGTCGGTGTCATTTCCGGGCCCGGATCAGGACCCGCAGTGCTTCCTTCGCGGCAACGGGTGGCCCTAGCTTCAGGGATAGGCACGAATACCTCAGCGGTTACCCGAACTGCGGACCAAGCGGTCAACTCGACTGGCCGGGAAGGCCGTAGCCGTAGCCGGGGAAGAACAATCGGTACGCCACGCCTCCGCCACCGCCCTGCCCGGCCACAGTCCCCCCGTCACCTCCCTGAGCGGTCTCTCGGAGTCCCCCGCCGTTACCGCCGGAGCTGGCCGGGTTGCCGGCAGCTCCGTTCTGCGGACTGGGGTCGTGGGAGAGGACGGTCGCCGCCGCGCCTTGTCCACCGCCGCCGCCAGTCCCGGCGACGGACCCTGCACCGCCTGCCCCGCCTTCACCGAGGTTTCCGGCGTTGAGGGCGATCGCGAAGCCGCCGAGGCCGCCGTTTCCGCCGGTACCGCCCGGGCCCCCCGCCGCGCCGCCGCCCCCTCCGCCTCCGCCCAGCACCGATTGCGACGCCACACCGCCGGCACCGCCGCCGCCGCCGCCGGCACCACCTTTACCCGGGGTGCTTCCTACTGCAGCACCGCCGCCGCCTCCGCCACCCCCACTGCCTCCCGCTCCCGCGGCGTTGTAGGCGGGGACTTCAGCTTGTCCGCCCGTCCCGCCCGTTCCACCAGTGCCGCCTTGACCAGCCGGGGCTCCGCCGCCTCCACTGGCACCCCCTTCGCCGCCCGCGCCTCCGCCACCGCCACCCCCGCCAACGGAAATGTTCTGGCCGCTGAACGTGCTCTTGCCCCCGTTGCCGCCGTTGCCGCCGCCGCCGCCTTGTCCACCTTGGCCGCCGATGCTCCCGCCGTCGCCAGCGGCTCCGCCGGCACCACCGACACCACCGTTGCCGCCGAGGCCGCCGCTGGCACCGGCGGCGACACCCGTGGTGCTGCTGTTGGGGCCGCCCAGACCACCTGAACCGCCGTTGCCGCCGACTCCGCCTGCTCCGCCGATGCCGCCCCCGGATCCGTTGATCCCGGCGCCTCCGGTACCGCCAATGCCGCCCGCACCGCCGACGCCGCCTTGCTCGCCCACGGCGGGCGCACTGCTCGCCGCGCCGTTTTCGCCGGATGCGCCCCTGCCGCCGGCCCCGCCGGCGCCTCCTGTGCCGCCGGTTCCGTTCGCTCCTGCGGCGCCGCCGTCGACTCGGGTGCCCGCGGCTCCTGCGGCGCCACCGGTCCCACCTTGACCGCCCTGCACCCCGGCGGTTGCGGCGCTGCCGTTGTTGGCGCCGCCCGCACCGCCGCCACCTCCGCCTCCGCCGCTTCCGCCGTCACCTGCCTTTCCGCCGCCGACGCCGCCGATGCCGGCGCCGCCAGTGCCCCCGTTGCCGCCGGCGCCACCCTGGCCGCCCTGGCTACCTGGGGTGGGGGCAAGTCCGCTGAACCCGTCGGC
It contains:
- a CDS encoding PE domain-containing protein, yielding MSFVIASPDLLASTAVDLTGIGSAVGAANAAALAPTVNLLAAGADEVSEAIAALFGTHAQDYQLLSAQAAQFHERFVQSLKSAGGAYAIAEAANANPLQVVEEQVLGAINAPTQLLFGRPLIGDGANGAPGTGQAGAPGGFLYGNGGAGGSGAFGQNGGAGGAAGLIGNGGVGGSGGAATTPGGLAGSGGSGGNGGLLWGNGGVGGSGGQAGALGVAGNGGGGGHSFIFGDPGAGGAGGNAPGGIAGAGGGGGTDGLFGNGAVGGAGGDGRFGGAGGLGGEGGFIGNGGAGGTGGAGQGGLGGAGGAGGTAGVFGDGGVGGAGQGGGAGGLGGNARVLGMGGAGGVGGDGTASAAIHGGTGGNGGLGGLLYGNGGTGGLGGNGAVGTTGPAGVSGTVGGNGGAGGAGGRGGAFIGTGGSGGLGGHGGDGGAGGTGASAVTAGANGQSGGDGGSGGGGGIGGAGGAGGWVNSLLTPTGGDGLGGAGGAGGNGGAPGNGGNGANGVNGGAGGNGGNGGNTGVGGVGGAGGAGGKAGAGAAGAAGTSPTSGGDGGRGGNGSDAIGTSQAGGNGGAGGNGGLYGNGGAGGDGGKGMSGSPAFSGTNPGNGGDGGAGGAGGAGGNGGAKAGNGGAGGAGGLGGRGADGGNGLNGFDGFTAGANGGNGASGGNGGHGGAGGAGGVGGSAPAGTAGAHGVGGVGGDGGNGGTPGSGGNGRDGTIGVNGGVGGKGGNGGNPGVGGGAGAGGSSGGSSVAASGKAGTAPGSGGNGGNGGRGPTRRPPASTALPAARAATEEPSVTAVTAVLGEPVAWAPRVVRWPAPARTAATEVPAAAAEPGAREARAAASPVRAATEEPAESAGAAETPPAAPTESRTRRTRMARPVVTAVTVGSAGRVAKAERAESREPAPAAAAPRATAARAAKVATAATPETAGTEQKALSAAVTAPAERAATAVTGGRGRGWRRRRRWRCGRGLGRQGRCRQFRNQRRQRR
- a CDS encoding polyamine aminopropyltransferase; translated protein: MTTTAAAEPVSPSLGRWRAILLAAVAACAACGIVYELAMLTLSTSLNGGGIVATSLIVAGYIAALGLGALLIKPLLARAAITFIAVEVLLGIVGGLSAAALYIAFAFVDGSTLVLAVSTAVIGCLVGAEVPLLMTLLQRGRAPGPSDLATDTGRTLANLNAADYLGALVGGLAWPFLLLPQLGMIRGAAATGIINLLAAAIVAVFLLRRVVSGRQLAAALAALAAALALLITLLVRAQDIEISTRQQLYADPIIAHRHSAYQDIVVTRRDNDMRLYLDGDLQFSTRDEYRYTESLVYPALGGGARSVLVLGGGDGLAARELLRQPGLQRIVQVELDPAVIELARTTMREANGGSLDNPRVRVVIDDALSWLRGARSDRFDAVIVDLPDPDTPALGRLYSTEFYALVAGVLNPGGLMVVQAGSPFSTRTAFWRTVSTIHSGGYAVTPYHVYVPTFGDWGFVLAQRGGAAPIAALPRDVPSLRYLDQRVLDAATVFSEDVRPRPIEPSTLDNPRIVEDMRRGYD
- a CDS encoding DUF350 domain-containing protein, with product MYYSAVEFGSVSLDPILRGAVATVLYFAVGIAVLVAGFLMVDVLTPGNLRQLVFIERRPNAAILATAMYAALGTVIIAAINTSSNQLGEGLLGVAIYGGIGVILQGLALVILRIAVPGNFHEHVEEPTLHPAAFATAAMLLAVGGVNAAALL
- a CDS encoding DUF4247 domain-containing protein → MTRNRLLLVASGLALAATVSLVFGIVLVSRDVGSYIAGHYQEYAHDANANRYSCSGSPKQVADTLAHYKSPSARASDGGNEYLRYSDYVVIVGPDGTRPCSIRVEDLGAGYSHGSYVFLGPGFTPGSPSGGSGGRPGGPGGVK
- a CDS encoding DUF2617 family protein, producing MPLHHLAVAPADVSGARLALALNAAAPPTLASYRVAHPRGGALLLGVLGASHVVTVEHGTGRFSEQVSCAAGDGLPAHSDAPGYHLESHSVTHDEATFRALAGDLRERCARDPGWLGGVFPGDDAALTALAAKPDGDGWQWQTWHLYPTGAGGTVVYTASRWQP
- a CDS encoding DUF4178 domain-containing protein, whose translation is MGAQLIVIAVALFIASLLVLVYALKKAPRTPKAPKPRQDPLAFTAMPAEYGPRQLGPGAIVSHGGTDYVVRGSVTYREGPFVWWEHLLEGGDEPVWFSVEEDDGRLELAMWFKRTDLDLQPGGRHTVDGTDLHEVERGHAGYTTEGTTGLPPGGEMDYVDYASADKATLLSFERWAPETPWEISTGKTVLTGEITVYPAPAG
- the ruvC gene encoding crossover junction endodeoxyribonuclease RuvC, producing the protein MRVMGVDPGLTRCGLSLVESGRGRQITALDVDVVRTPSGEPLHRRLLAISDAVDHWLDTHHPDVLAIERVFSQLNVSTVMGTAQAGGVIALAAAKRDIDVHFHTPSEVKAAVTGNGNADKAQVTAMVTRILALQAKPTPADAADALALAICHCWRAPMLARMAAAEAQAAQQRSKYLAKVKAVR
- the ruvA gene encoding Holliday junction branch migration protein RuvA — translated: MIASVRGEVLEVALDHAVIEAAGVGYRVNATPSTLATLRTGSEARLITAMIVREDSMTLYGFCDAETRDLFQTLLSVSGVGPRLAMATLAVHDATALRQALADGDVTALTRVPGIGKRSAERMVLELRDKVGLVAGSGATPAVNGHAVRGPVVEALVGLGFAVKQAEEATDKVLAADREASTSSALRAALSLLGKAK